The proteins below are encoded in one region of Helianthus annuus cultivar XRQ/B chromosome 2, HanXRQr2.0-SUNRISE, whole genome shotgun sequence:
- the LOC110900710 gene encoding uncharacterized protein LOC110900710 → MPSPATVKEMQRLAGRLAALNRFLANHAAKSYPFISTLRNCGKKTPFQWTPEAEAAFKQMKECLIQLPTLTAPKEKEPLILYLSAAEVAVGAVLMVERENIQTPIYYISKMLTGPETRYSMIEKLVLALVHASRRLRRYFSGHVITVLTNYHLGQILSKPDVAGRLAKWAIELGGYNIFYKPRPAIKGQILADFATEVPIDKIQECEAIQNPTPVFDDRVWTLHTDGASNDDGAGAGLRLVSPDNHELTYAIRLDFQSTNNEAEYEAFLAGLRLALKMGARNLEVNVDSKLVAEQVNGRYDAKGEAMALYLEQARILISQFQTFKVNHINRSENKHVDALSKLAATSFKHLAKEVRIEVLSNPSIHLKQVSVIEMGDPSWMSPIILYLQHGKLPEGKAEARKIQHKAINYEMADGVLYRKSFMGPLLRCVDKTDAQYLVREIHEGLCGIHAGPRMVVAKIMSAGYYWPGMHMDAVDLLRRCEACQRHAPKTLRPKNPLIPVTSAWPFQQWGIDLVVPFPDAPDAGYHCALFPTMVQTSPQKIFKNGSKK, encoded by the exons ATGCCATCACCTGCAACAGTCAAAGAAATGCAAAGGCTCGCCGGACGAttagcagctctgaacagattCTTGGCTAATCATGCGGCAAAATCTTATCCATTTATCAGTACGCTGCGAAACTGCGGAAAGAAAACTCCTTTTCAATGGACGCCTGAAGCAGAAGCAGCATTCAAACAAATGAAAGAATGTTTAATTCAATTGCCAACACTGACCgcgccaaaagaaaaagaaccatTAATCTTATATCTGTCGGCCGCGGAAGTAGCAGTAGGCGCAGTATTAATGGTAGAACGGGAAAATATCCAGACTCCAATctactatatcagcaaaatgctcactGGCCCCGAAACTCGTTACTCAATGATAGAAAAATTGGTTCTAGCACTAGTACACGCATCCAGACGCTTGCGCAGGTACTTCTCAGGCCATGTCATCACAGTCCTCACAAATTATCATTTAGGCCAAATCTTGTCAAAACCTGATGTGGCGGGAAGATTAGCTAAATGGGCCATTGAGCTGGGAGGCTACAACATTTTTTACAAACCAAGACCAGCAATCAAAGGGCAAATTCTAGCAGACTTCGCCACTGAAGTTCCCATCGATAAAATACAAGAATGTGAGGCAATCCAGAACCCAACACCTGTTTTCGACGACAGAGTCTGGACCTTACACACAGATGGTGCTTCCAATGATGATGGAGCAGGAGCAGGACTCCGATTAGTCAGTCCGGATAATCACGAACTTACATATGCAATACGCTTAGATTTCCAAAGTACCAACAATGAAGCAGAATACGAAGCATTTTTAGCAGGTCTCCGTCTAGCACTCAAAATGGGGGCAAGAAACCTTGAAGTCAACGTTGACTCAAAGCTAGTAGCTGAACAAGTTAACGGTCGTTATGATGCGAAAGGGGAAGCTATGGCGTTGTACCTTGAACAAGCGCGAATATTAATCAGCCAATTTCAAACATTCAAAGTTaatcacataaacagaagcgagaacaagcACGTTGACGCGCTAAGCAAGTTAGCTGCTACCAGCTTTAAGCACTTAGCAAAGGAGGTACGCATAGAGGTATTATCCAATCCTTCTATTCATCTCAAGCAAGTGAGCGTCATAGAAATGGGAGATCCATCCTGGATGTCTCCAATCATCTTGTACCTTCAGCACGGAAAACTTCCGGAAGGAAAGGCAGAAGCTCGAAAAATACAACACAAAGCAATAAATTACGAGATGGCGGATGGCGTCCTTTATCGAAAGTCATTCATGGGCCCATTACTACGCTGTGTTGATAAAACAGACGCCCAATACCTAGTCAGAGAAATCCACGAGGGATTATGCGGGATACACGCGGGACCGcgcatggtcgtggcaaaaataatgagcgccggatactactggccaggaATGCACATGGACGCAGTTGATCTATTAAGAAGATGCGAGGCATGTCAACGCCACGCACCAAAGACACTCCGACCCAAAAATCCGTTAATTCCCGTTACTTCCGCCTGGCCATTCCAACAGTGGGGCATCGATCTTGTTGTCCCATTTCCTGACGCGCCGG ATGCGGGTTACCATTGCGCATTATTTCCGACAATGGTACAAACTTCGCCGCAGAAGATcttcaaaaatggttcaaagaaatga